In Sphaeramia orbicularis chromosome 1, fSphaOr1.1, whole genome shotgun sequence, a genomic segment contains:
- the LOC115417530 gene encoding zinc finger protein GLIS2-like → MALFYYLSPREGGEKPYICPYEGCSKRYSNSSDHFKHTRTHYVDKPYCCKMAGCLKRYTDPSSLRKHIKAHGHFVAQEPGAQSRLGVGLGLPMHQVNAERPSMGGAQIIIPGAAALLGGLGTSLPLAFCHPRALAPHGAPLFSVGRGGSSSMGPLSISDSPLVHFGLSAASVLGLGALGSLEWMVRKDPEGEEEDEEGVGEAEGEALNLSSGVGSRQNDPLSWVVVPPRALFLKPAVVS, encoded by the exons ATGGCTTTATTTTACTATCTGTCCCCCCGAGAGGGAG GAGAGAAACCCTACATTTGTCCGTACGAGGGCTGCAGCAAGCGTTATTCCAACTCCAGTGATCATTTTAAACACACCCGCACTCACTACGTGGACAAGCCTTACTGCTGTAAGATGGCCGGCTGCTTGAAGCGTTACACAGACCCCAGCTCATTACGGAAACACATCAAGGCCCATGGGCATTTTGTTGCTCAGGAACCAGGAGCTCAGAGCAGGCTGGGGGTGGGGCTAGGCCTCCCTATGCACCAGGTCAACGCTGAACGTCCCTCCATGGGCGGGGCTCAGATCATCATTCCTGGAGCAGCTGCTCTCCTGGGGGGCCTGGGGACCTCTTTACCTCTTGCTTTCTGCCACCCCAGAGCCCTGGCCCCCCATGGTGCACCTCTGTTCTCTGTGGGCAGGGGAGGAAGCAGCAGCATGGGGCCGCTGAGCATCTCCGACTCCCCTTTGGTTCACTTCGGACTTTCCGCTGCATCGGTGTTGGGGCTGGGGGCGCTGGGAAGTCTGGAATGGATGGTACGAAAGGATCCGGAAGGTGAAGAGGAAGACGAAGAAGGTGTGGGGGAGGCAGAGGGGGAGGCGCTGAACCTGTCTTCAGGGGTGGGGTCCAGACAAAATGACCCTTTGTCCTGGGTGGTGGTTCCCCCGAGGGCGCTCTTCCTCAAACCAGCTGTGGTCAGCTAG